The sequence ACAGAAAAGCTCTGCGCCTCCACTGCGCAGGCCATCAGCGAAGGCAAAGTCATTGGCTGGTTTCAAGGACGCCTGGAGTGGGGTCCGCGTGCGCTGGGAAATCGCAGCATCCTCGGCGATCCCCGTCGCGCGGACATGAAGGACATTCTGAACGCGAAGATCAAGCGCCGCGAATCTTTCCGTCCCTTTGCGCCGAGTGTGCTGCGTGAGGCCGTCGGAGAGTGGTTCGAGACAGACGACGACGTGCCCTTCATGATGCAGGTGTACCAGGTCCGCGAAGAGCGTCGCTCAAAAATCCCGGCAGTGACGCACGTGGATGGCAGCGGCCGCTTGCAGACGGTGTATCGCGAGACCAACCCAATGTATCATCGGGTCATTGAGCACTTCCGCGATCTCACCGGGGTGCCCATGGTGCTGAACACGAGTTTCAACGAAAACGAACCTGTCGTGTGCCATCCCAAGGAAGCCCTCGATTGCTTTCTCCGCACGAAGATGGATGTGCTGGTGCTGGGAAACCAGATGCTGCAGCGACGTGGATAGGACCATGCACGAAGCTTCGGAGTTTGATCCGCATGTGCCCCCTCCCCGTGGCGAGGGACGTGTGGTCATCTTTTCGAGAAGGAGGTTCTCCCAGAAGGTCTACCGGTCAGCATTTTACGAATTTGAGAATGTCATTGGGACTGTTGACGACGTGGACTATCACGCTCCAGCGATGCTACGAGCAAGGTCTGCATCCTACCTGGCATCGAGAATGGCGGATAAGATCAAGTTCCGACTCGGGCTGCCCTCTCCGCCAACGACCCAGGTCGAAGAGAGCCATCTTCCGGGCACCTATGAGCTCGGGTTCGCCATCTTTGAGTACGCCTCTGAAATTCCCACCATCCGATCCATCGCGAACTGGAAAAAGAATTGCCGCAAGACTGTCTGCTACCTGGGTGAGCACTGGCCGCATGAGTTTTCAAAACCGCAGAAACGAGCGTGTTTTGAGTTGCTTGGCCAGTTCGACTTCATCATCTGCCATTGCCCCCAGGTGGGGCAGCTCGAATCGCTGACCGGGCGTCCGTGCCATCACCTTCCAGTGGGCATTGACGCGCTGCGCTTTTGTCCTCGCTCCCTCAATGCGCCGAGACCCATTGAAGTTTTCAGCATGGGTCGCCGTTCCCCCGCAATTCACCAGGCACTCATGCGCGATGCAGAAGCCGGCAGAGTATTCTATCTCTATGACACAGCGGCGGGCTTCGATGTGATGAACTGGCGGGAACACCGCGAATTGATCGCAAACAACATCAAGCGCAGCGAATTCTTCGTCAGCTTCAAGCACAACGTTTCACTTGAGTCCCTCACAGGAGGAGTTGAAGCGGTGGGCGCCCGGTTGTTCGAAGGAGCCGCAGGGGGGGCGATCCAAATCGGCATGGCGCCAGATTGCGATACCTTTCGGGAGTATTTCGACTGGGAAGATGCCGTGATTCCCATGCCCTACGATTGCACCCACCCGCTGGAGTTCATCAAAGATCTCCGCTGGCAGCCGGAACGCCTCGCGGCTGCGCGGCGGAACAGCATTTCGAACACGTTGCGCCGTCATGACTGGAGCCAGCGCTGGAAACGGATTCTCCAACTGGTTGACATGCCCCCCATGGAGTCCCTCACGCAACGCGAAAAGGAACTGGCCCGCGCGGAATGCAATCTGCAAGGAAATTGAAACCCACGATGTTTCATCCAAAAAAGCACCCGCTTGTTTTCTCCGCATAAAGATGGATGTACTGGTGCTGAGTTGTATACAACCACCCCACCAGCAACCAAGTACTCCGCAAGCAATTCATGAAGCGACGTATCCTCGTTCTCCTCGGCACCCGTCCTGAAGCCATCAAGCTGGCCCCGGTCATCATGGCCCTGCGCAAGCGCGAAGCGGACTTCGAAACGGTGGTGTGCTCGACGGGACAGCACCGCGAGATGCTCGACCAGGCCATGAATGCCTTCGGCCTGAAAACAGATATTGATCTGGGATTGATGACACCGGGGCAAACGCTGGCAGGCATCAGCAGTCTCGCATTTGCTGCGATTGACCGCGTGCTCGAGGAGGTCAAACCTGATGCCATCCTCGTGCAAGGCGACACCACCACTGCCATGTGCGGCGCCATGTGCGGGTTCTACCGCCGCATCGTGGTCGGCCATGTGGAAGCCGGCCTGCGCACGGGGCAAATCTATTCGCCGTTCCCCGAAGAGGTGAACCGCAGCATCATTACCAAAGTAGCTTCCCTGCACTTCGTGCCCACCGAGAGGTCCGCGGAAAATCTCCGCCGTGAAGGTGTGTCAGAGAGTCAGATTCATCTCACGGGAAATACTGTCGTGGACGCGCTGCAGTGGGTGCGAGCCGGACTTCCCAAGGAGGCTCCTGCGGAGGTGCCCGCGCACGTGGCAGCGGATCTCCAGGTGAAACGCCTGTTGCTGGTCACGGGACATCGTCGCGAATCGTTCGGAGAAGGCATGGCCTCCATGTGCCGTGCCCTGCGTGCCCTGGCGGATCGGCATGAGGACGCGGTGATTGTCTATCCGGTGCACCTCAATCCCAATGTGCGGCAGCAGGTCTTCACCATCCTAAAGGACCACCCCCGCGTCCATCTGCTGGAACCGGTGAGCTACCCCACCCTGCTGTGGTTGATGGAACACTCCACGCTCATCTTGAGTGACAGCGGCGGCATTCAGGAAGAGGCACCCAGCTTCGGCAAACCATTGCTCGTCCTGCGCGACACCACGGAACGCCCCGAAGTGATCGATGCCGGGTGCGCGATGCTCGTGGGCACGGACGAGGCACGCATCGTCGCTGAGGCAAACCGACTCCTTGAAGACGCCGATGCCTACGCCACCATGGCCAATCGCAAGAACCCCTTCGGTGACGGCACGGCGTCAGAAAAGATTGCCACCGCACTCCAGCGCATGGTCTGGAGCATCGCCCCACTGGCGGCATTGACCCAAAAGTTCATTCTCCAGGCATGCGCCACGAATCACTGGTAATAGAAGCCGGCCGCACGGAAGCCCACTACTGGCGCGACCTGTGGCGCTATCGCGAACTCTTTGGTTTCCTGGCGTGGCGCGATGTGCTGGTGCGCTACAAGCAGACCGTCGTGGGCATCGCCTGGGCGGTGCTGCGCCCCCTGCTCACCACGCTGATTCTGGTCTTCGCCTTCGGGAAGATTGCCGGGCTCCCCTCCAATGGTGTGCCCTATCCCATCCTCGTGCTCGCTGGAAATATCCCCTGGGTTTTCTTTGCCAGCTCGCTGGGGGAGTCGAGCCAGAGCCTGATTGGAAATTCGAATCTCATCTCGAAGATCTACTTTCCACGCATGATCCTGCCTGCGAGCGCGGTGATCGTAGCGCTCATCGACTGCCTCATTTGCCT is a genomic window of Roseimicrobium gellanilyticum containing:
- a CDS encoding glycosyltransferase is translated as MHEASEFDPHVPPPRGEGRVVIFSRRRFSQKVYRSAFYEFENVIGTVDDVDYHAPAMLRARSASYLASRMADKIKFRLGLPSPPTTQVEESHLPGTYELGFAIFEYASEIPTIRSIANWKKNCRKTVCYLGEHWPHEFSKPQKRACFELLGQFDFIICHCPQVGQLESLTGRPCHHLPVGIDALRFCPRSLNAPRPIEVFSMGRRSPAIHQALMRDAEAGRVFYLYDTAAGFDVMNWREHRELIANNIKRSEFFVSFKHNVSLESLTGGVEAVGARLFEGAAGGAIQIGMAPDCDTFREYFDWEDAVIPMPYDCTHPLEFIKDLRWQPERLAAARRNSISNTLRRHDWSQRWKRILQLVDMPPMESLTQREKELARAECNLQGN
- the wecB gene encoding non-hydrolyzing UDP-N-acetylglucosamine 2-epimerase, with protein sequence MKRRILVLLGTRPEAIKLAPVIMALRKREADFETVVCSTGQHREMLDQAMNAFGLKTDIDLGLMTPGQTLAGISSLAFAAIDRVLEEVKPDAILVQGDTTTAMCGAMCGFYRRIVVGHVEAGLRTGQIYSPFPEEVNRSIITKVASLHFVPTERSAENLRREGVSESQIHLTGNTVVDALQWVRAGLPKEAPAEVPAHVAADLQVKRLLLVTGHRRESFGEGMASMCRALRALADRHEDAVIVYPVHLNPNVRQQVFTILKDHPRVHLLEPVSYPTLLWLMEHSTLILSDSGGIQEEAPSFGKPLLVLRDTTERPEVIDAGCAMLVGTDEARIVAEANRLLEDADAYATMANRKNPFGDGTASEKIATALQRMVWSIAPLAALTQKFILQACATNHW